One Maribacter sp. HTCC2170 genomic window, ATTTTGAAGTTGTCGCCAAAATCAATGGAATTTCTGGTCGATTCATTTTAGATACCGGTGCCTCCAACACTTGTATCGGAATGGATAAAATTGAATTCTTCAAACTCATTTCAAAAGAATCAGAAGTAAAGGCCGCCGGAGCCGGAGCCACTAATATGGAAACATTGATATCAACAAAAAATTTTATTAAGATTGGCAAATGGAGCAAACCAAAACAAAAAATAGTACTCTTTGATCTTAATCATGTAAACGAAGCCCTCACAACCCATAACGCACTACCTGTAGATGGTATTATCGGAGCCGACATACTAAAGAAGTCGAAAGCCATAATTGACTACAAAAACTCTTTTGTATATCTAAAACAAAAAGGCTCGAAATAAATTCGAGCCTTATAAATTAACGTTTTTGGCAACTTACATTTCAAGCGCCTTCTTCACATCGTTATCCATCAACAGTTCTTCTGGACTTTCCAATGCCTCTTTTACAGCAACCAAAAATCCTACAGATTCTTTTCCGTCAATGATCCTGTGATCATATGACAATGCTACATACATAATAGGCGCAATTACAACTTCTCCGTTTTTAGCGATAGGTCTTTCCACAATATTGTGCATTCCCAATATCGCGCTTTGAGGTGGGTTTATTATTGGCGTAGACAACATGGACCCAAAAACACCTCCATTTGTAATCGTGAATGTACCTCCGGTCATTTCATCGACTGTAATTTCACCATCCCGTGCTCGAATAGCCAATCGTTTTACCTCAGCTTCAACACCCCTAAAGGTCAACTTTTCAGCATTTCGAATAACCGGCACCATTAATCCTTTTGGTCCTGAGACGGCAATACTTATATCAGCAAAATCGTAAGAGATCATTTCCTTACCATCAATCATTGAATTAACAGCAGGATACATTTCCAATGCCCTCACAACTGCCTTTGTAAAAAATGACATGAAACCTAAACTAACTCCGTGTTTCTCTTTAAAATTCTCTTTATATTTTTTTCGAAGGGCAAAAATCGGTGACATATCCACTTCATTAAAAGTGGTTAACATCGCAGTTTCGTTCTTAGCCGAAACCAATCTTTCTGCTACTTTTCTTCGCAACATAGAAAGCTTTGAACGGGTTTCCCCGCGATTACCACCAGATAAAGGTGTACCCATTGATGGTACCGCTTTTACTGCATCCTCCTTGGTGATTCTACCATCCTTACCTGTACCTTTTATGGTAGCGCCATCAATATTTTTTTCCGCTAATATTTTCTTTGCTGCAGGAGAGGCGGCACCTGTTGCATAAGTCTCTTTCGTTTCTGCGACCACCTTAGAAGTAGCTTCTATGGTTTTAGTTTCAACTGTTACAATTTTATCTGAGGATTCACCTTCAGGCTTTGGCGCAGAAGTATCTATCAAACAAACTATAGCCCCCACGGCCACGGCATCACCCTCTTCAGCTTTTAAAGTAATAGTACCACTTTCCTCAGCAGGAAGTTCTAATGTTGCCTTGTCGGAATCAACCTCAGCAATTGCCTGGTCTTTTTCAACATAATCACCATCTTCAACCAACCATTCCGCAATTTCAACTTCGGTAATCGACTCGCCCGGTGAAGGGACTTTCATTTCTAAAATCATTCTTCTAAACGTTTGATAATTTGTTGATATTCTTTTTTTCTAGTCATATTGTCTTTTCTCTTGTCAAAGACATAATCTATAACTTGTTGGTGCCTGTTCTTTGAGCGCACTGCACTACCTGCAGCAGGCGATGCATAATATCTTCTCGATGCTACCCGGAATTTCTTGGCCTCACTATAATGCATCATTATATGACTCCAAGCCCCCATATTTCTTGGTTCTTCCTGAGCCCAAACCAAATCATCAGCATTATTGTATTTTTTCAAAATTGCATTCATTTGTTCGGTCGGAATTGGGAACAATTGCTCTATACGTACCAAGGCAACATCGTCTCTATTTGTTTTCTCTTTTTCATCCAATAAATCATAATAGAACTTTCCTGTACTAAAAACCAAAGTTTTTACTTTTTCAGCATTTGCAGAAACATCATCCAAGACCTCTTCAAACCTGCCTGATGTAAATTCATCAACGGAAGAAACCGCTTTAGGATGTCTAAGCAAGCTTTTTGGAGTGAAAACAACCAATGGCTTTCTAAAATTTACTTTCATCTGACGTCTCAATATATGAAACATCTGCGCCGGGGTCGTAACATCCGCTATATACATATTATCCCTAGCACATAATTGTAAATATCTTTCCATACGAGCCGATGAATGCTCGGCACCCTGACCCTCATAACCATGTGGTAGTAACATGACCAGACCGTTCTGCAACTTCCATTTATCTTCAGCCGCCGAAATATATTGATCAATCATAATTTGAGCCCCGTTACTGAAATCCCCAAATTGTGCCTCCCAGATGGTCAAGGTATTCGGGCTAGCCATCGCATACCCATAATCAAATCCGACTACGGCATATTCTGATAATAGAGAATTATAAATCTGGAACTCTCCTTGCTTATCAGAAATATGGTTCAATAACATAACCTCTTCTTCACTTTCCTCCACTTTCATAACCGCATGTCTATGCGAAAAAGTTCCCCTTTCTACATCCTGACCAGACATACGTACACCAAAACCTTCTTCTAAAAGTGTACCATAGGCCAATAATTCTCCCATGGCCCAATCAAGTTTATTAGTTTCAAAGAACATCTTCTTACGATCATTCACAAGCCTCACCACTTTCCTTAAAAATTTCTTGTCTTCAGGAAGTTCTGTAAGCACTCTGGCAATTTGGGTTAACTTTTTCTTATCGTAAGCGGTTTCAACTGGATCCAACATCGCCCATTCGCGAACTTGTTTAAACCCCTTCCATTCGTCAGCCATAAAAGGAGTGATAATCGTCTTATCTTCCTTTCTTGAATCTTCAAGTTCCTCTTCCAAAGTAGCCTTGTAATCAAGCTCTAGTTGCTTAACAAAGCCTTCTTCAATCACCCCTTCTGCCAGCAGTTTTTCAGCATAAATATCCCTTGGGTTTTTATGTTTAGCAATTACCTTATATAATTTGGGTTGGGTAAATCTTGGCTCATCACCTTCATTATGACCATATTTTCTGTACCCCAATAAATCAATAAAAACATCAGTCTTAAAACGCATGCGATACTCCAACGCAAATAGCGCTGCGTGACAAACCGCTTCCGCGTCATCTGCATTGACATGTAAAACCGGACTCAAAGTCACCTTACCCACATCTGTACAATAAGTGGACGACCTTGCGTCTAAATAATTTGTTGTAAAACCAATTTGGTTATTCACAACCATATGGATTGTTCCATTTGTCCTATACCCATCAAGCGTTGCCATTTGCACCATTTCATAGGCTATCCCCTGACCGGCGATTGCCGCATCACCATGAACAACAATCGGAAGCACTTTGGAAAAATCATCTTTATACTGTGCATCCTGTTTTGCCCTAGAAATACCTTCAACCACTGCCCCAACAGTTTCCAAATGAGATGGATTGGGTGCAATGTTCATCTTTATATTGTTTCCATAGTCAGATTTTCTATCTGATGTCCATCCTAAATGATACTTCACATCACCATCAAAAATCTCCTCTTCGTAATCCTTACCATCGAATTCGCTAAAAATATCTTTGGCCGATTTTCCAAAAATATTGGTCAAAACATTCAATCTACCTCTGTGGGCCATCCCCATCACAAACTGCTCAACACCGAGCTCTGCGGCTTTTTCAACAATAGCATCCAAAGCAGGAATCAAAGATTCATTTCCTTCTAGGGAAAACCGCTTTTGGCCAACATATTTTGTATGGAGAAAACCTTCAAAAGAAACCGCTTGGTTAAGCTTCTTTAAGATATGCTTTTTACGGTTATTGTCAAATTCGGGATGATTATCATTAACATTTATCCAGTTTTGAATCCATTCCCTAAGTTCTGGCTTACGAATATACATGTATTCGACCCCAATGGCATCGCAATAGATCCGTTGCAAATGCTCTATTATCTGAGCTAGTGTTTTTGGTCCAATTCCAATAATTTCACCAGCGGTGAAAACCGTTTCTAAATCCTCTTTAGTAAGTCCAAAGTTCTCAATTTCCAGGGTCGGGATATACTTTCTACGTTCCCGTACTGGATTTGTCTTGGTAAAAAGGTGACCTCGACTTCGATAACCATTGATCAACTGAATCACCTGAAACTCTTTATGAAGTTTTTCGGGCACTTCACCATTCACAACCGCTCCTTCAATAGAAGCTCCATTCTCAGATGGTAAATCAAGTCCATCCAAAGAACTTTCCACTCCAAAATCAAAACCTTGGAAAAAAGCTCTCCAACTTGGCTCTACACTATCGGGATTCGTTAAATACTTGTCATATAACTCTGCGAAGAAAGAAGTGTGCGCAGTGTTTAAAAAGGAATACTTATCCATAAGAGGTTCTCTATCTTAACCACAAAATTTGACCAAAAATACAATAATTCCCATTTCTAGGCGTATCTTAAATAGTAATATTGATATAAAAATATAAAGCACTTGGCTTTATCCTTAAATCATCACAAAATGAAACGTTATATATTATTGTTCTCCCTTCTTGCTGGATTTTCAGTTTTAGGTCAAAATTCAAATAGGGATTTCTGGGACAATGTTCGTTTTGGCGGCGCTCTAGGTTTAGGGTTTTCCAATGGAAGCTTTAATGGATCCATATCCCCAAGTGCCATTTATCAAATAAATGATCAGTTTGCAACCGGTGCAAGCCTAAACTTTAGCTATGCCAAGTTCAATGAAGACAAGTTTTTAGCATATGGCGGAAGCGTTTTGTCATTATATAACCCACTCCCATATATTCAATTTTCTGCTGAGTATGAGCAGTTGCGAATCAACAGGACTTACGCTCTTGACGGTGGGAATTTGGAAGACGACTATTGGTCACCTGCTTTATTTTTAGGGGTAGGATATAGCAATCGCAATGCGACTTTTGGGCTTAGGTATGATGTCTTGTATGATGAAGACAAAAGCATCTACATTAACGCTTTGATGCCATTTGTACGTTTTTATTTTTAAGAAGAATACTTCCTTTTTAGCCACACTTTCTGAAGTTCTCTTTTCAAAATCAAAAAAGAAACCTGTTCTGCAACCTCGACAACATCGGTAACTTTGATTCGCTTAAATGCCTTTTCAGGCACATCAATAACATAAAGCAAATTCAAATAATCACTGAACTTTTCTAGTATCAAGTAATAGATTTTCTCATGAAGAAAAGACCGCAGATTTTCAGGTAAAACGTCATTGGGGAAATCAACAAAAATATTGGCCAAACCAAAATCCTTTTTGATTTGAATTACCAATTTTTCATACAAATGTTCTTCTTGAACCTCTTGTAAAAGTACCGAGCTATTTTGGAAATCAAAGTTCATACTCTACATACGATTTGCAAGATTATTTCCTTTATTAATCTTTATAAACAACACCTTCTTTCATAACAAATACCACACTTTCCAAAGTAGCCACATTCTTTTCAGGATTCTCTTCAACAGCAATTATATCGGCAATATAATTTTCTTTCAATTGTCCAAGTTCAGCGCCCATTCCCAATAATCCAGCATTGGTCACTGTTGCCGATTTCAGAGCTTCCATAAGTGGCATTCCCACTTCAACCATATACCCAAATTCCTTGGCATTTAGGCCATGTGGGAAAACACCGGCATCCGTACCAAATGCAATGGGAACTCCTTTTTTATATGCTTTTTTGAACATATCTTGAATCAATGGCCCAATTTCTGCAGCTTTCTTTGCTACAACTTCAGGAAAGAAACCCTTTATTTTGGCTTTTTCCTCCACTTGCTTACCGGCAGTTATCGTCGGCACCAAAAACGTGTTGTGCTTCTTCATTAATTCCATAGTCTCATCGCTCATATAGGTACCGTGCTCAATTGTTTTAATACCGCCTTTAATAGCTCTTTGCATTCCTTCATCGCCGTGGGCGTGGGCAGCCGTAAGCATGCCATAATCTTTTGCAGTTTCTGTAATTGCTTTTATTTCCTCAATCGTAAACTGTGGATTTTTTCCACTTTTCGCCACACTAAGCACTCCCCCTGTTGCTGTAATCTTAATAACATCGGCCCCATTCTTATATCGCTGTCTGACCGCTTTTTTTCCATCCTCCGGAGAATTCACAACACCTTCCTTCGGACCTGGATTACCCATTAAATCTTTTCGTGAACCATTTGTTGGATCTGCGTGACCACCTGTAGTCCCGATTGCCTTGCCTGCAGTAAAAATTCGAGGTCCAGTGACCAATCCTTTATTAATAGCTTTTCGTAAGGCAATATTCACTCCAGAACCTCCCAAATCCCGAACAGTGGTAAAACCAGCCATTAAAGTACGTTTTGCATATAGTGTGGACTGAAAAGCTACATCGGCTTCATTCTTGGTATATCTGTTAATGTAGGCTTGTGGTCCAGATTCGCTCTCAATATGAACATGCATATCAATAAAACCTGGCATAACTGTCATGTTCTTCAGATCTATAATCTTGTCATTTGCAGAACCATTTACAAATCCGTTCTTAATACTTTTTATCTTATTGCCTGAAACAACTATTGTTTTTCCAGAGATTGTTTTCCCATTTGCAACGTCTATTATGCTTCCACATTGTAAATAAGTGTCTTGCGCACTGGAAAGTAACATTGAAATAAGTGCAAAGAAGAGTAGTGATTTTTTCATGATAAGGTATGTATATAAATAAAATGAGAGGAAATATACATATAATTCCTCTCATCCAGTTAAACTTTTATCCCCTAAATCAGCTTCTTATTTTCTGCTCCCAATCCCAAGCAGATTTCATTGCCTCGTCTAAGGTGTATTTTGATTTCCATCCTAATTCTTCATTGGCATAAGTTGTATCCGCATAGGCAGAAGTGATATCTCCTGGTCTCCTGTCTACAATCTTATAATTTAGCTTTTTGCCCGATACCTTTTCGAAACTTTTAATCACTTCAAGAACTGTACTTCCCTTTCCTGTACCTACATTGAACACCTCATAATTGTTTTTATTCTTCCCTGCCAACAATCTTTGCAAAGCAATTACATGGGCTTTTGCCAAATCAACAACATAAATATAATCTCGAACACAAGTACCATCTTGTGTTGGATAATCATCGCCAAATACGGACAATTCCTCTCTAAGCCCTGCTCCTGTTTGAGTGATAAACGGCACCAAGTTTTGCGGAACACCTATAGGTAATTCACCAATCTCCGAACTAGGGTGTGCACCCATAGGGTTAAAATATCTTAAAGCAATTGCATTAAGAGTAGGTGTAACTTTACATGTATCACGAATAATCTCTTCACCCATTTGTTTGGTATTACCATATGGGGATTCTGCCTCCTTCACAGGAGCAACTTCGGTAATAGGCATTGTATCTGCCTGACCATAAACAGTACAGGACGAACTAAAAATAAAACTTGATTTGTTTTTCTTGGAAAGCTCCTTTAGTAAATAAACCAAGGTGCCAATATTGTTTTCGTAATACAATAAAGGCTTCTCAACACTCTCACCCACCGCCTTTGAAGCTGCAAAATGAATTACCCCTTCAATGTCATGATGTCTTTTGAAAAAGTCTTCGATTTTGGATTTTTCTTTTAAGTCCAGTTTTTCAAATAATGGCTGCTTACCCGTAATGGAAACGATACCTTCAAGTACTTTTTCCGAAGAATTTGAACAATCATCGATAATGACCACCTCAAAACCTTCATTCTGAAGTTCTACAACAGTATGCGAACCTATAAATCCCAATCCGCCAGTTACTAATATTTTCATTTAGTTTGTTTAGTGTTAAAACATCAAATCTAGAACAACAATACATTAACCATTGACAAAACCGATGACCGTATCTGTTATATAGTCTATTTGCTCATGGTCAAGCTCGGTATGCATAGGAAGTGAAATGACTTCCTTTACCAATTGATTGGTAACAGGAAAATCATCTTCATTATATCTATCATCTTCATATGCTTTTTGGCTATGTAATGGTATGGGATAATAGACCCCGCATGGAATTTGACTATCATTTAAATGCTGAACCAAGGCATCTCTCTTGCCATTGGTTATTCTTAAGGTATACTGATGAAAAACATGGCAGTCACAACTTTCACAAATCTCACCACAATTGTTCACAGTTACTGGAACCACAATATTCTCTTGCCCTTCAAATGCCTTTGAATATTTTCTGGCCGCTTCTCTCCTAGCATCACAATAACCATCCAATAACGGAAGCTTGGCCCTTAGAACGGTTGCCTGAATAGAATCCAATCTTGAATTGACACCAACCACATCATGATGATACCTTTCATACATTCCATGATTAACAATGCCTCTAATCGTATGGGCTAAATCATCATCATTGGTGAAAATAGCTCCTCCATCTCCATAGCATCCGAGGTTTTTTGATGGAAAGAATGACGTAGAACCAATGCGGCCAATAGTGCCCGCTTTTTGCTTCATCCCTTTCCCATTCTTGTAATCCGCACCAATAGCTTGGGCATTATCCTCTATTACAAATAAATCGTGCTTTTCCGCCAAAGCCATAATAGCATCCATATTAGCACATTGCCCAAAAAGGTGTACTGGTACTATTGCTTTTGTTTTTGGTGTAATAGACTTCTCTATAGCGGCAATACTTATATTAAAAGTATCTCTATCAACATCAACCAAAACAGGGGTGAGTTGTAACAAAGCGATTACTTCAACAGTGGCTGCAAACGTAAAATCTGCAGTAATAACCTCATCTCCAGGTTTTAATCCTAAACCCATCATTGCAATCTGCAAAGCATCTGTACCATTGGCACAAGGAATTACATGTTTAACCTCCAAATAATCTTCTAATTCCTTTTGAAAGGCATGCACCTCGGGGCCATTAATAAAAGCCGAGGTTTCCAGAATATTTGAAATTGATGAATTAACTTGCT contains:
- a CDS encoding retropepsin-like aspartic protease, with amino-acid sequence MLSLKKFLKKKKYIRVPLVFTATNHFEVVAKINGISGRFILDTGASNTCIGMDKIEFFKLISKESEVKAAGAGATNMETLISTKNFIKIGKWSKPKQKIVLFDLNHVNEALTTHNALPVDGIIGADILKKSKAIIDYKNSFVYLKQKGSK
- the odhB gene encoding 2-oxoglutarate dehydrogenase complex dihydrolipoyllysine-residue succinyltransferase, producing the protein MILEMKVPSPGESITEVEIAEWLVEDGDYVEKDQAIAEVDSDKATLELPAEESGTITLKAEEGDAVAVGAIVCLIDTSAPKPEGESSDKIVTVETKTIEATSKVVAETKETYATGAASPAAKKILAEKNIDGATIKGTGKDGRITKEDAVKAVPSMGTPLSGGNRGETRSKLSMLRRKVAERLVSAKNETAMLTTFNEVDMSPIFALRKKYKENFKEKHGVSLGFMSFFTKAVVRALEMYPAVNSMIDGKEMISYDFADISIAVSGPKGLMVPVIRNAEKLTFRGVEAEVKRLAIRARDGEITVDEMTGGTFTITNGGVFGSMLSTPIINPPQSAILGMHNIVERPIAKNGEVVIAPIMYVALSYDHRIIDGKESVGFLVAVKEALESPEELLMDNDVKKALEM
- a CDS encoding 2-oxoglutarate dehydrogenase E1 component, giving the protein MDKYSFLNTAHTSFFAELYDKYLTNPDSVEPSWRAFFQGFDFGVESSLDGLDLPSENGASIEGAVVNGEVPEKLHKEFQVIQLINGYRSRGHLFTKTNPVRERRKYIPTLEIENFGLTKEDLETVFTAGEIIGIGPKTLAQIIEHLQRIYCDAIGVEYMYIRKPELREWIQNWINVNDNHPEFDNNRKKHILKKLNQAVSFEGFLHTKYVGQKRFSLEGNESLIPALDAIVEKAAELGVEQFVMGMAHRGRLNVLTNIFGKSAKDIFSEFDGKDYEEEIFDGDVKYHLGWTSDRKSDYGNNIKMNIAPNPSHLETVGAVVEGISRAKQDAQYKDDFSKVLPIVVHGDAAIAGQGIAYEMVQMATLDGYRTNGTIHMVVNNQIGFTTNYLDARSSTYCTDVGKVTLSPVLHVNADDAEAVCHAALFALEYRMRFKTDVFIDLLGYRKYGHNEGDEPRFTQPKLYKVIAKHKNPRDIYAEKLLAEGVIEEGFVKQLELDYKATLEEELEDSRKEDKTIITPFMADEWKGFKQVREWAMLDPVETAYDKKKLTQIARVLTELPEDKKFLRKVVRLVNDRKKMFFETNKLDWAMGELLAYGTLLEEGFGVRMSGQDVERGTFSHRHAVMKVEESEEEVMLLNHISDKQGEFQIYNSLLSEYAVVGFDYGYAMASPNTLTIWEAQFGDFSNGAQIMIDQYISAAEDKWKLQNGLVMLLPHGYEGQGAEHSSARMERYLQLCARDNMYIADVTTPAQMFHILRRQMKVNFRKPLVVFTPKSLLRHPKAVSSVDEFTSGRFEEVLDDVSANAEKVKTLVFSTGKFYYDLLDEKEKTNRDDVALVRIEQLFPIPTEQMNAILKKYNNADDLVWAQEEPRNMGAWSHIMMHYSEAKKFRVASRRYYASPAAGSAVRSKNRHQQVIDYVFDKRKDNMTRKKEYQQIIKRLEE
- a CDS encoding metal-dependent hydrolase family protein, with translation MKKSLLFFALISMLLSSAQDTYLQCGSIIDVANGKTISGKTIVVSGNKIKSIKNGFVNGSANDKIIDLKNMTVMPGFIDMHVHIESESGPQAYINRYTKNEADVAFQSTLYAKRTLMAGFTTVRDLGGSGVNIALRKAINKGLVTGPRIFTAGKAIGTTGGHADPTNGSRKDLMGNPGPKEGVVNSPEDGKKAVRQRYKNGADVIKITATGGVLSVAKSGKNPQFTIEEIKAITETAKDYGMLTAAHAHGDEGMQRAIKGGIKTIEHGTYMSDETMELMKKHNTFLVPTITAGKQVEEKAKIKGFFPEVVAKKAAEIGPLIQDMFKKAYKKGVPIAFGTDAGVFPHGLNAKEFGYMVEVGMPLMEALKSATVTNAGLLGMGAELGQLKENYIADIIAVEENPEKNVATLESVVFVMKEGVVYKD
- the galE gene encoding UDP-glucose 4-epimerase GalE gives rise to the protein MKILVTGGLGFIGSHTVVELQNEGFEVVIIDDCSNSSEKVLEGIVSITGKQPLFEKLDLKEKSKIEDFFKRHHDIEGVIHFAASKAVGESVEKPLLYYENNIGTLVYLLKELSKKNKSSFIFSSSCTVYGQADTMPITEVAPVKEAESPYGNTKQMGEEIIRDTCKVTPTLNAIALRYFNPMGAHPSSEIGELPIGVPQNLVPFITQTGAGLREELSVFGDDYPTQDGTCVRDYIYVVDLAKAHVIALQRLLAGKNKNNYEVFNVGTGKGSTVLEVIKSFEKVSGKKLNYKIVDRRPGDITSAYADTTYANEELGWKSKYTLDEAMKSAWDWEQKIRS
- a CDS encoding DegT/DnrJ/EryC1/StrS family aminotransferase, whose amino-acid sequence is MRKIQMVDLNGQYQTIKEQVNSSISNILETSAFINGPEVHAFQKELEDYLEVKHVIPCANGTDALQIAMMGLGLKPGDEVITADFTFAATVEVIALLQLTPVLVDVDRDTFNISIAAIEKSITPKTKAIVPVHLFGQCANMDAIMALAEKHDLFVIEDNAQAIGADYKNGKGMKQKAGTIGRIGSTSFFPSKNLGCYGDGGAIFTNDDDLAHTIRGIVNHGMYERYHHDVVGVNSRLDSIQATVLRAKLPLLDGYCDARREAARKYSKAFEGQENIVVPVTVNNCGEICESCDCHVFHQYTLRITNGKRDALVQHLNDSQIPCGVYYPIPLHSQKAYEDDRYNEDDFPVTNQLVKEVISLPMHTELDHEQIDYITDTVIGFVNG